A genomic region of Denticeps clupeoides chromosome 9, fDenClu1.1, whole genome shotgun sequence contains the following coding sequences:
- the igfbp5b gene encoding insulin-like growth factor-binding protein 5b, whose product MVLRFLLPLTFLLALSRSGSASYVPCETCDQKAMSMCPPVPVGCQVVKEPGCGCCLTCALSEGQACGVYTGTCAQGLRCLPRSGEEKPLHALLHGRGVCTNEKGYKPPHPPVDRESREHEDVLKTDKTEEQSPKVPIIITNRKQHAIEKDRKKQLEKQRSYGPMNYSPMPIDKHEPDFGPCRRKLDGIIQGMKDTSRVLAMSLYLPNCDKKGFFKRKQCKPSRGRKRGICWCVDKYGVQLPGTDYSGGNVQCKDLENSNNNE is encoded by the exons ATGGTGCTCCGCTTCCTCCTGCCGCTCACCTTCCTCCTGGCTCTGTCCCGCTCCGGCTCCGCCTCGTACGTTCCGTGCGAGACCTGCGACCAGAAGGCGATGTCCATGTGTCCCCCGGTCCCGGTGGGCTGTCAGGTGGTGAAGGAGCCGGGCTGCGGATGCTGCCTGACCTGCGCCCTGTCCGAGGGCCAGGCGTGCGGCGTGTACACCGGGACGTGCGCCCAGGGGCTGCGCTGCCTGCCGCGGAGCGGCGAGGAGAAGCCGCTGCATGCGCTGCTGCACGGCCGGGGAGTGTGCACCAACGAGAAGGGATACAAGCCGCCGCATCCGCCCGTAG ACCGTGAATCCAGAGAGCACGAGGACGTGTTGAAGACAGACAAAACCGAGGAGCAGTCGCCTAAAGTCCCCATAATCATCACCAACAGGAAACAGCACGCCATTGAAAAGGACAGGAAGAAGCAGCTGGAGAAACAAAGGTCCTACGGTCCAATGAACTACTCTCCCATGCCCATCGACAAGCACGAGCCGGACTTT gGCCCTTGCAGGAGGAAGCTGGATGGCATCATCCAGGGGATGAAGGACACTTCACGTGTCTTGGCCATGTCCCTGTACCTCCCCAACTGCGACAAGAAGGGCTTCTTCAAACGCAAGCAG TGCAAGCCGTCCCGCGGACGCAAGCGAGGCATCTGCTGGTGCGTCGACAAGTACGGGGTCCAGCTGCCCGGGACAGACTACAGCGGGGGCAACGTCCAGTGCAAGGACCTggaaaacagcaacaacaacgaGTGA